In Thermomonas carbonis, a single genomic region encodes these proteins:
- a CDS encoding toxic anion resistance protein, giving the protein MTTLNTESTSLLPAALDEKSLLDLGLTSADIGKIQETSRALQDITPGNLHGYGREAAGKTSSFSTQLLDKVRNADLDNSGDKLGEVVRIARSLNLDSFGERSKLPILGPLIDKLKATRDDLVQKYSSTNSQIDQLMRDVGQTQATQQQRVREYDQMHGIVREERHALGIHVAAGRVRIAELQQELAALAGQDDPQSRIQRAELDTALRLLDKRVSDLQVLQHAADQTLPMIRLIQANAIQLIEKFSAVRDITIPMWRNQFAIQLSLADQRNAVDLANAIDDASNELMRKNADLVHATSVGTAKANQRSVIDIETLRHVHDKLIQTVEEVRDIHREGMVKRQQIGGELAQMRDEVQKRMSQTASGAALLPG; this is encoded by the coding sequence ATGACCACGCTCAACACCGAATCCACCTCCCTGCTCCCGGCCGCGCTGGACGAGAAATCGCTGCTCGACCTGGGCCTGACCAGCGCCGACATCGGCAAGATCCAGGAGACCTCGCGCGCGTTGCAGGACATCACGCCGGGCAACCTGCACGGCTACGGCCGCGAAGCCGCGGGCAAGACCAGCAGCTTCTCGACGCAACTGCTCGACAAGGTGCGCAACGCCGACCTCGACAACTCCGGCGACAAGCTCGGCGAAGTGGTACGGATCGCGCGCAGCCTGAACCTGGATTCGTTCGGCGAGCGTTCCAAGCTGCCGATCCTGGGCCCGCTGATCGACAAGCTGAAAGCCACTCGCGACGACCTGGTGCAGAAGTACAGCTCGACCAACAGCCAGATCGACCAGCTGATGCGCGACGTCGGCCAGACCCAGGCCACCCAGCAGCAGCGCGTGCGCGAATACGACCAGATGCACGGGATCGTCCGCGAGGAACGCCACGCACTGGGCATCCATGTCGCCGCCGGCCGCGTGCGCATCGCCGAACTGCAGCAGGAGCTGGCCGCACTGGCCGGCCAGGACGATCCGCAGAGCCGGATCCAGCGCGCCGAACTGGACACCGCGCTGCGCCTGCTCGACAAGCGCGTCTCAGACCTGCAGGTGCTGCAGCACGCCGCCGACCAGACCCTGCCGATGATCCGGCTGATCCAGGCCAATGCGATCCAGCTGATCGAGAAATTCAGCGCGGTGCGCGACATCACCATCCCGATGTGGCGCAACCAGTTCGCGATCCAGCTGTCGCTGGCCGACCAGCGCAATGCGGTCGACCTGGCCAACGCGATCGACGATGCCAGCAACGAACTGATGCGCAAGAACGCCGACCTGGTGCATGCGACCTCGGTGGGCACCGCCAAGGCCAACCAGCGTTCGGTCATCGACATCGAAACCCTGCGCCACGTCCACGACAAACTGATCCAGACAGTCGAGGAAGTGCGCGACATCCATCGCGAAGGGATGGTCAAGCGCCAGCAGATCGGCGGCGAACTGGCGCAGATGCGCGACGAGGTGCAGAAGCGCATGTCTCAGACCGCCTCCGGGGCCGCCTTGCTGCCCGGATAA
- a CDS encoding polyprenyl synthetase family protein, with translation MHDTAAPAPRRLDLPAIQALATSEMAAMDALIRQRLASDVVLINQVAEYIIGAGGKRLRPMLLLLTAGALGHRGADAHQLAAVVEFIHTSTLLHDDVVDESDLRRGRKTANAVWGNAASVLVGDFLYSRSFQLMVELERMDVQQLLANTTNTIAEGEVLQLLHVRNPDTDEAAYLRVIERKTAVLFAAATRLGALLAGADAATCDALHRYGMALGYAFQIADDVLDYASDAETLGKNLGDDLAEGKATLPLIHAMQHSDAATQAVLRAAIQQGDTGALPQVMAAIHACSSLDYSRDCALRYARDAEAALAGLDDNDFVAALRGLAHYSVSRDH, from the coding sequence ATGCACGACACCGCCGCGCCAGCCCCACGCCGACTCGACCTGCCCGCGATCCAGGCCCTTGCGACCTCGGAGATGGCGGCGATGGATGCGCTGATCCGCCAGCGGCTGGCCTCCGACGTGGTGCTGATCAATCAGGTCGCCGAGTACATCATCGGCGCTGGCGGCAAGCGGCTGCGGCCGATGCTGTTGCTGCTGACCGCGGGTGCGCTGGGCCATCGCGGTGCCGATGCCCATCAGTTGGCGGCAGTGGTCGAGTTCATCCACACCTCCACCCTGCTGCACGACGACGTGGTCGACGAATCCGACCTGCGCCGCGGCCGCAAGACCGCGAACGCGGTGTGGGGCAACGCGGCCAGCGTGCTGGTCGGCGATTTCCTGTATTCGCGCAGCTTCCAGTTGATGGTCGAACTGGAGCGCATGGACGTGCAGCAACTGCTGGCCAACACCACCAACACCATCGCCGAGGGCGAGGTGCTGCAGCTGCTTCACGTGCGCAACCCGGATACCGACGAAGCCGCCTACCTGCGGGTGATCGAACGCAAGACCGCGGTGCTGTTCGCCGCCGCGACGCGCCTGGGTGCGTTGCTGGCAGGTGCCGATGCCGCGACGTGCGACGCACTGCATCGGTACGGCATGGCCCTGGGCTATGCATTCCAGATCGCCGATGACGTGCTCGACTATGCATCGGACGCGGAAACGCTGGGCAAGAACCTGGGCGACGACCTGGCCGAAGGCAAGGCCACGCTGCCGTTGATCCACGCGATGCAACACAGCGATGCCGCGACGCAAGCCGTGTTGCGCGCAGCCATCCAGCAGGGCGATACCGGCGCGCTGCCGCAGGTCATGGCCGCGATCCACGCCTGCAGCAGCCTGGACTACAGCCGCGACTGCGCGCTCCGGTACGCACGCGATGCCGAGGCTGCACTGGCGGGCCTGGACGACAACGATTTCGTCGCCGCGCTGCGCGGCCTCGCGCACTACTCGGTCAGTCGCG